The nucleotide sequence GCCGGATCCGTTGTTGTAATGGCAGGATAAGCTGCCGTGGCAGTAATGTCTACCCCGTATGCCCTTGCCCGCACACGGTTGATCGCATTTAATACAGATGCATCGATCTCTCCCAGTTCGATCTTTGCTTCGGCATAGGTCAGCAATACTTCGGCCAGCCGGCAAATGATGCGGTCATTATCCTCCGCCAGGCGGTCGGCCCAGGACTGATCGATCCCTTTTTTCCATAAGAGTCCTGTAAAACTGGCAAACTGGGCCACGGAGCGGCTATCGTTGTTTCGCACCCTGGTGCCGGTTTTTGAACTGAAGACAGTGGTACTATCCGGATGGGGCTGATAAGCATATCCCAGCCATTGCGTATTGAATGTAACAATGTTGGCCGCAAGCCGCGGGTCCCTGTTGGCAAAAGGATTACGGGGATCATACCGGGGCGATTCATCGATGGGTTTCCCGTCCGTACACTCATAGCTGTCGAAGATCTCCCAGGTCGGTATCTGCGCGCCAAAGCCACCGGCATTGCGGCTCATAAAATCCTGCACATAAGCAGAACCGTTAAAGAGCTGCTGGGCCTGGTCGCGGGGTATGCTGATGATCAGCTCCCTGCTGGTCTCTCCTGCTTTTAAAAACAGGTCGCGGTAATCCGGATGCAGGTCATATACTGCCGTACCCAGCTGCATTACAGCACCGGCCGCATCTTTTGCCAGTTCCCATTTCCCCGTATACAGCGCTGTACGGGCCTTTAAGGCCAGTGCCGCACCTTTTGTCAGCCGTTTGGTTTGTGTGCCGGTAAAGCTTACCGGCAGGTTGGCCGCTGCAAAATCAAAATCTTCGAAGATAAAATCCAGTACTTCGTCTTTGCCGGTACGGATAACATTATACGCCTCAGAAAGCGCCAGCGGCTCCTTCAGCAACGGCACATCTCCAAAATGCAGGATCAGTCTCGAATACTGATACGCCCGGATGAGCCGCATTTCAGCTTCCAGCGTTCTGATAACCGACTCCGGTGTATTGGCAGCAGCGCGATCCTTATTGGCAATAAACGTATTCACTCTTGAAATGGCCCGGTAGGCATTTGTCCACAGGAGGTCGGCTGTAGCATCGTCGGCATTCATGGTTCCAAAGGTTACCGCATTGCCCAGCTGGGCCCGGTGCCAGAAATCATCCGTAAAAAGATCATTGTCGTTCGACCAGAAATCCAGCCGGTACAGGTCGTTCACCGCCAGCTCCAGCTCATTCTGGTTGGAATAAAAATTGGCGGAGGAAGGGCCGTCCAGCGGATTCAGATCCAGCTTTGCGCAACCGGTACTGATCATTACGATCATTGAAAGATATAGAACAGACTTTTTCATTGCTATTGAATTATTGTGTTGATTAAAACCGGATCACCGCTCCGCCCATAAAGGTGCGCACTATAGGATATCCGAAATTGCCCGCTTCGGGATCGGCATCGATATAGGCCGGAAACTGATCGATCGTAAACAGATCGTTGGCCGCAGCATAAAACCGCAATGATTTGATCCCTGCCTTTTTTAAGAAAGAAGGCTGCAGCGTATAGCCGATTGTAATATTCTTCATCCGGAAATAAGCCCCGCTGACGAGCCAGAAATCCGATACCGCATAGTTGTTGGCATTGGAAGCCCGGGAAAGCCGCGGAAAGCGGGCTGCGTTATTTTGTTCCGCAGTGTTGCCCGTACTCCAGAAGCGGCCGGGAAGTGCCGCCGGCATATTCCCGAAATCCTCCGCGAAGGGCTGCACCTGCTCAAAGGGCATCAGGCTTAATTTTTTTCCCACGCCCTGAACCACCAGGCTAAAATCGATGCCCTTATAATCCATCCGGATATTACCGCCGTACTGGTACCGGGGCAGGGAGCCACCCAGTATCACGCGGTCGGCATTTGATGCGATCAGGTTGTCGCCATTCATATCCTGGTATTTTATATCGCCCGGCTTACTGTTGATAAACTTAGCGCTGGCAGCCACTTCGTCGGCCGTCTGAAAAATGCCCAGCGACCGGTATCCATACCAGGCATTGAATTCTTCGCCCACAATATTTACCGTACTCCCCAATGCACCGGTATTGCTGATCCCGATCACTTTTGTTTTGGCATCGGATACGTTGGCCGATACCGTGTAGTTCAGTTGCCCGATATGATCGCGCCAGCCCAGTTCCAGCTCCCAGCCTTTGGCACCGATCACGCCCAGGTTGTCGGTAGGGTCTGCATAACCCACATAATTAGGGATATCACGGGTCAGCAAAATATTCCTTGTCTTTTTACTGAAATAGTCGGCGGTTACATTCAGCCGGTTCTGCAAAAAAGCCATATCCACTCCAATACCTGCCGTACGGGTGGTTTCCCAGGTAATATCCGGTATATTGAACACCACCTGGGCATAGCCGCTTAAAGGAACCACGGTTGCACCCTGGTAGAACAGCGCCGTGCTGGGCGACAGGTTGGCCTGGTAGGGATAGTTACCGATCCGTTCATTACCTACCTCTCCCAGGGCGCCTCTTATTTTCAGGAACGACAGCCAGCCGATATCTT is from Niabella beijingensis and encodes:
- a CDS encoding RagB/SusD family nutrient uptake outer membrane protein, which produces MKKSVLYLSMIVMISTGCAKLDLNPLDGPSSANFYSNQNELELAVNDLYRLDFWSNDNDLFTDDFWHRAQLGNAVTFGTMNADDATADLLWTNAYRAISRVNTFIANKDRAAANTPESVIRTLEAEMRLIRAYQYSRLILHFGDVPLLKEPLALSEAYNVIRTGKDEVLDFIFEDFDFAAANLPVSFTGTQTKRLTKGAALALKARTALYTGKWELAKDAAGAVMQLGTAVYDLHPDYRDLFLKAGETSRELIISIPRDQAQQLFNGSAYVQDFMSRNAGGFGAQIPTWEIFDSYECTDGKPIDESPRYDPRNPFANRDPRLAANIVTFNTQWLGYAYQPHPDSTTVFSSKTGTRVRNNDSRSVAQFASFTGLLWKKGIDQSWADRLAEDNDRIICRLAEVLLTYAEAKIELGEIDASVLNAINRVRARAYGVDITATAAYPAITTTDPAQLRRIVRRERRVEFPLEGLRYMDLIRWRLAEKALTRPVTGLPDPAAQNRSKWPFPGVPPIDEDGIPDYSGFGTDVKKLADRSFDKSRQYLWPIPNVDRIQNPGLTQNPNY